A single genomic interval of Microbacterium sp. LWO14-1.2 harbors:
- a CDS encoding 3-keto-5-aminohexanoate cleavage protein — protein MAGPGDTGSVDARRMLVQACLNGARELAQHPRLTADATLAAADAARAVAAGAGDIHVHPKDAAGHDSVAPDHVAEWVRALRAACPGIPIGVTTGAWTEPDVERRLAAIEAWTELPDHASVNWHEAGADEVAVALRRRGVGVEAGIWDGTGFEAWRDSPVRGECLRVLIELPDEAADVVRTHAEGLIAHVRAEDAEVPILLHGEERSAWPALALAVELGLDTRIGFEDTLVLPDGRSAFDNAALVRAAMGVVSAS, from the coding sequence ATGGCCGGGCCGGGCGACACGGGGTCCGTCGACGCACGACGGATGCTCGTGCAGGCGTGCCTCAACGGCGCACGCGAGCTCGCCCAGCACCCGCGTCTGACGGCCGACGCAACCCTCGCCGCCGCGGATGCGGCGCGGGCCGTCGCGGCCGGCGCGGGCGACATCCACGTGCACCCGAAGGATGCCGCCGGCCACGACTCCGTGGCTCCCGACCATGTCGCGGAATGGGTGAGGGCGCTGCGTGCGGCGTGCCCCGGCATCCCGATCGGTGTGACAACCGGTGCGTGGACCGAGCCCGACGTCGAACGCCGCCTCGCGGCGATCGAGGCATGGACCGAGCTGCCCGACCACGCCTCGGTGAACTGGCACGAGGCGGGAGCCGACGAGGTCGCCGTGGCTCTGCGGCGTCGAGGCGTCGGCGTCGAGGCCGGGATCTGGGACGGCACCGGATTCGAGGCCTGGCGTGACTCTCCCGTTCGCGGGGAGTGTCTGCGCGTGCTGATCGAGCTGCCTGACGAGGCCGCCGACGTCGTGCGCACTCACGCCGAAGGGCTCATCGCGCACGTGCGCGCGGAGGACGCCGAGGTCCCGATCCTGCTGCACGGCGAGGAGAGGTCGGCCTGGCCGGCGCTCGCGCTCGCCGTCGAGCTCGGACTCGACACCCGCATCGGATTCGAGGACACGCTCGTCCTGCCCGATGGCCGCTCCGCCTTCGACAACGCCGCCCTCGTGCGTGCGGCGATGGGCGTCGTGTCGGCGAGCTGA
- a CDS encoding MFS transporter yields MGITDTADGVGTAVLTDDERRRRMRKVITAAGVGHFVEWFDFGLYGTLATVIALHFFQTGDPQAALLSSFGVFAAGFIMRPIGGLFFGSMGDRIGRRTTLGLVIMVTSGATFVMGILPTYDAIGLVAPLLLVIVRLVQGFAAGGESSGATTLLAEYAPSNRRGFVSSFVDVFGFAAFVAGSGLVLLFTATLGSDALNDWGWRAMFALALPLGAAGLYLRLKLEDTPEFQKIKEKGEVTAKPLRTSISRWWKALLFCVGFVVLKAVGHWILQTFMPSYLQTDLKFDQQTAYAVTTIGLAAIMILVPLFGLLSDRIGRKPVMIIGASGFIVLTYPTLMLMGSGAFLAAVVAMIILGVFMAAYDGAMSAAMAELFPTNIRYGSMAIAYNISVAAFGGITPWFSQSLISWTGNTYAPAFYVMGAAVITLVVVIGARETAKSPLIEKG; encoded by the coding sequence ATGGGTATCACTGACACCGCCGACGGCGTCGGCACCGCGGTTCTCACCGACGACGAGCGCCGTCGGCGCATGCGCAAGGTCATCACGGCCGCCGGAGTCGGCCACTTCGTCGAATGGTTCGACTTCGGCCTCTACGGCACCCTCGCCACGGTCATCGCGCTGCACTTCTTCCAGACGGGTGACCCGCAGGCGGCGCTGCTGTCGTCGTTCGGGGTCTTCGCCGCCGGATTCATCATGCGGCCCATCGGCGGCCTGTTCTTCGGCTCCATGGGCGACCGCATCGGCCGCCGCACCACGCTCGGCCTCGTGATCATGGTCACCTCCGGGGCGACGTTCGTCATGGGCATCCTGCCCACCTACGACGCGATCGGTCTCGTGGCGCCCCTCCTTCTCGTGATCGTGCGTCTCGTGCAGGGTTTCGCCGCCGGCGGCGAGAGCAGCGGCGCGACCACCCTGCTCGCCGAGTACGCACCGAGCAACCGCCGCGGCTTCGTGTCGAGCTTCGTCGACGTCTTCGGCTTCGCGGCCTTCGTCGCGGGATCCGGTCTCGTGCTCCTCTTCACCGCCACTCTCGGCTCCGACGCCCTGAACGACTGGGGCTGGCGGGCCATGTTCGCCCTCGCGCTGCCGCTCGGCGCGGCCGGGCTCTACCTGCGCCTCAAGCTCGAGGACACCCCGGAGTTCCAGAAGATCAAGGAGAAGGGCGAGGTCACCGCCAAGCCGCTGCGCACCTCGATCTCGCGCTGGTGGAAGGCCCTGCTCTTCTGCGTCGGCTTCGTCGTGCTCAAGGCCGTCGGCCACTGGATCCTGCAGACCTTCATGCCCTCGTACCTGCAGACCGACCTCAAGTTCGACCAGCAGACGGCCTACGCCGTGACGACCATCGGCCTCGCGGCCATCATGATCCTCGTGCCGCTGTTCGGCCTGCTCAGCGACCGCATCGGCCGCAAGCCCGTCATGATCATCGGCGCGTCCGGCTTCATCGTCCTCACCTACCCCACGCTCATGCTCATGGGTTCGGGGGCGTTCCTCGCCGCCGTGGTCGCGATGATCATCCTCGGCGTCTTCATGGCCGCGTACGACGGGGCGATGAGCGCCGCGATGGCCGAGCTGTTCCCCACGAACATCCGCTACGGCTCGATGGCGATCGCGTACAACATCTCCGTCGCCGCGTTCGGCGGCATCACGCCGTGGTTCTCGCAGAGCCTCATCTCGTGGACGGGCAACACCTACGCCCCCGCGTTCTACGTGATGGGCGCCGCCGTCATCACGCTCGTCGTCGTGATCGGGGCCCGCGAGACCGCGAAGAGCCCGCTGATCGAGAAGGGCTGA
- a CDS encoding DUF2188 domain-containing protein has translation MAAGDIETFQRDGIWFNRIEGESRTLGNSFETQEEAVRVGRGAATARQVAHNIRTEEGPSDTGGLHQFHPRELMN, from the coding sequence ATGGCTGCAGGAGACATCGAGACGTTCCAGCGCGACGGCATCTGGTTCAACCGGATCGAGGGGGAGTCACGTACCCTGGGGAACAGCTTCGAGACCCAGGAGGAGGCCGTGCGGGTCGGCCGAGGAGCAGCGACGGCACGGCAGGTCGCGCACAACATCCGCACCGAGGAGGGGCCGTCCGACACCGGCGGGCTGCACCAGTTCCACCCGCGGGAGCTCATGAACTGA
- a CDS encoding VOC family protein, whose translation MLKIVSIVIRVDDLPAQTEFWKAALDYVERDPATDDWVVLKPRDADAPCIALDAHRSERVLPPRIHLDIYAEDQDAEVERLSSLGATVVPWEGRPDDADYVTMQDPEGNRFCIVDRPDWAGWSAGGR comes from the coding sequence ATGTTGAAGATCGTGTCGATCGTGATCCGCGTGGACGACCTGCCCGCACAGACCGAGTTCTGGAAGGCCGCCCTCGACTACGTCGAACGCGACCCCGCGACCGACGACTGGGTCGTGCTGAAGCCGCGCGACGCCGACGCTCCCTGCATCGCGCTCGACGCACATCGCTCCGAGCGGGTGCTGCCGCCCCGCATCCACCTCGACATCTATGCCGAGGATCAGGATGCCGAGGTCGAGCGCCTCTCCTCACTCGGCGCGACCGTCGTGCCGTGGGAAGGGCGTCCCGACGACGCGGACTACGTGACCATGCAGGATCCGGAAGGCAACCGCTTCTGCATCGTCGACCGGCCGGACTGGGCGGGCTGGAGTGCTGGCGGGCGGTGA
- a CDS encoding NAD(P)-dependent oxidoreductase — translation MRIVVTGASGRVGSTVAAQLVSRGHEVIGLDRVAPVEPIPGVEHIVTDLTALAPRDQRLADAEAVAHLGAFMSWNDADAEAVYEANVTGTVALVRALTGSSVRRFVLASTGEVYPENAPQYQPVDEQHPRLPRTWYGLSKVLAEETVAFAGRTLGWDTVVLRFSHTQHPAELLDPTSFFSGPRFFAKARFAKEDAAGNAFVADQLRGFADDDADTVIVAQRADGSPTTMGIMAAPDLARGVVLALEGDTSGHEVIGLGPDSSTDLGSFATRLAEAAGLPTTPLTLPDTAPSYTTSNGRARELLGFRPEYDEARMIDAAVQARRERADAVRR, via the coding sequence ATGCGCATCGTCGTCACCGGAGCCTCCGGGCGCGTCGGATCGACCGTGGCCGCGCAGCTCGTCTCGCGCGGCCACGAGGTGATCGGCCTCGACCGGGTCGCCCCGGTCGAGCCGATCCCCGGCGTGGAGCACATCGTGACCGACCTCACGGCGCTCGCACCCCGCGATCAGCGACTGGCGGATGCCGAGGCCGTGGCGCACCTCGGAGCCTTCATGTCGTGGAACGACGCCGACGCCGAGGCCGTCTACGAGGCCAACGTCACCGGAACCGTCGCGCTCGTGCGTGCGCTGACCGGGTCGTCGGTGCGGCGCTTCGTGCTCGCGAGCACCGGCGAGGTGTACCCCGAGAACGCGCCGCAGTACCAGCCCGTCGACGAGCAGCATCCGCGTCTCCCCCGCACCTGGTACGGACTCAGCAAGGTGCTGGCGGAGGAGACGGTCGCGTTCGCCGGCCGCACCCTGGGCTGGGACACGGTGGTGCTGCGGTTCTCGCACACGCAGCATCCCGCCGAGCTGCTCGACCCGACGTCGTTCTTCTCCGGTCCGCGCTTCTTCGCGAAGGCGCGGTTCGCGAAAGAGGATGCCGCGGGCAACGCATTCGTCGCCGACCAGCTCCGTGGGTTCGCCGACGACGACGCCGACACCGTGATCGTCGCTCAGCGGGCGGACGGCAGCCCGACCACCATGGGGATCATGGCCGCGCCCGACCTCGCGCGCGGGGTGGTGCTGGCGCTCGAAGGCGACACCTCCGGCCACGAGGTCATCGGGCTCGGCCCCGACTCGTCGACCGACCTCGGCTCGTTCGCCACCCGTCTGGCAGAGGCCGCCGGGCTGCCGACCACGCCGCTGACCCTGCCCGACACGGCGCCGTCGTACACGACCAGCAACGGCAGGGCCAGGGAGCTGCTCGGGTTCCGGCCTGAGTACGACGAGGCGCGCATGATCGACGCCGCCGTCCAGGCGCGACGCGAGCGGGCGGACGCGGTGCGGCGGTAG
- a CDS encoding GNAT family N-acetyltransferase, translating to MNEPRAYRIRTATPDDAPRIAELLHAFNTEFDTATPGVEVLTRRLRTLLAGPSTFAVLGGEPAIGVALVTVRPNVWSDGPVALLDEMYVSPEERGGGIGGEILRVMVEACQRLGVAEIEINVDESDADTMRFYEAHGFTGADPATGERAFYYSRTL from the coding sequence ATGAACGAGCCCCGCGCGTACCGCATCCGCACGGCCACGCCCGACGATGCGCCGCGCATCGCCGAGCTGCTGCACGCCTTCAACACCGAGTTCGACACGGCCACGCCGGGGGTCGAGGTGCTCACTCGACGGCTGCGGACCCTGCTCGCGGGGCCCTCGACGTTCGCGGTCCTCGGCGGGGAGCCGGCGATCGGCGTCGCGCTGGTGACGGTGCGTCCGAACGTGTGGTCGGATGGCCCGGTCGCTCTGCTCGACGAGATGTACGTGTCGCCGGAGGAGCGCGGCGGAGGCATCGGCGGCGAGATCCTGCGGGTGATGGTCGAGGCGTGCCAGCGGTTGGGCGTCGCCGAGATCGAGATCAACGTCGACGAGTCGGATGCCGACACGATGCGCTTCTACGAGGCCCACGGCTTCACCGGCGCTGACCCGGCGACCGGCGAGCGGGCCTTCTACTACTCCCGCACGCTCTGA
- the gnd gene encoding phosphogluconate dehydrogenase (NAD(+)-dependent, decarboxylating) — MQLAMIGLGRMGANIVRRLMRDGHECIVYDVNADAVQALVAEGAVGADSMADLASKLEAPRAVWMMVPASLTGSVADEVSAVLDEGDILIDGGNSNYRDDVRRAKALKERGIHYVDVGTSGGVFGLDRGYCLMVGGPDEAVQRIEPILKTIAPGEGEIERTPGRTGELGPEELGYLHCGPSGAGHFVKMVHNGIEYGIMASIAEGLNLLHNADAGVREAEHSAEIAPLEEPEYYQFPIDTAKVSELWRRGSVISSWLLDLTAAALAENPTLDGLAGRVSDSGEGRWTVKAAVDVGVPVPVLAASLFERFASRDEDRFANQVLSAMRLQFGGHKELPAGDVLEAGSRKAESN, encoded by the coding sequence ATGCAGCTCGCGATGATCGGACTCGGACGGATGGGCGCGAACATCGTGCGCCGCCTGATGCGCGACGGACATGAGTGCATCGTCTACGACGTCAATGCGGATGCCGTGCAGGCACTGGTCGCGGAGGGTGCCGTCGGGGCGGACAGCATGGCCGACCTCGCGTCGAAGCTCGAGGCTCCGCGCGCGGTCTGGATGATGGTGCCCGCGTCGCTGACCGGCTCGGTGGCCGATGAGGTCTCGGCCGTTCTCGACGAGGGCGACATCCTCATCGACGGCGGCAACTCGAACTACCGCGACGACGTCCGTCGGGCGAAGGCGCTGAAGGAGCGCGGCATCCACTACGTCGATGTGGGCACGAGTGGCGGCGTCTTCGGACTCGACCGCGGCTACTGCCTCATGGTCGGCGGGCCGGACGAGGCCGTGCAGCGGATCGAGCCGATCCTGAAGACTATCGCGCCGGGCGAGGGCGAGATCGAGCGCACCCCCGGGCGCACCGGCGAGCTCGGACCGGAAGAGCTCGGCTACCTGCACTGCGGCCCGTCGGGCGCGGGGCACTTCGTGAAGATGGTGCACAACGGCATCGAGTACGGCATCATGGCGTCGATCGCCGAGGGCCTGAACCTGCTGCACAACGCGGATGCCGGGGTGCGCGAGGCCGAGCACTCCGCCGAGATTGCGCCGCTGGAGGAGCCGGAGTACTACCAGTTCCCCATCGACACCGCGAAGGTCTCGGAGCTGTGGCGCCGCGGATCGGTGATCTCGTCGTGGCTGCTCGACCTGACGGCGGCGGCGCTCGCCGAGAACCCGACGCTCGACGGGCTCGCGGGTCGCGTCTCCGACTCGGGCGAGGGCCGCTGGACGGTCAAGGCCGCGGTCGACGTGGGTGTTCCGGTGCCGGTGCTCGCGGCATCCCTCTTCGAGCGCTTCGCGTCGCGCGACGAAGACCGGTTCGCGAACCAGGTGCTGTCGGCGATGCGTCTGCAGTTCGGCGGCCACAAGGAGCTCCCGGCCGGCGACGTGCTCGAGGCCGGCTCCCGCAAGGCCGAATCCAACTGA
- a CDS encoding FAD-dependent oxidoreductase: MIKAESQVDVVVVGGGLAGTCAAIAAARMGSRVALIQNRPVLGGNSSSEVRVWVVGATAHGTQRFARETGIVGELVLENQYRNPEGNPYYWDQVLLDAVRSEPNISLHLNTDVREVRMHETSSDEAPRIAAVVGWTMGSEIETVFEAPVFLDCSGDGLIGHLAGAGYRVGRESKAEFDEPWAPDHADSELLGSSLFFYTKDASRPERFVPPLIAKDIRETPIVRNRIIRTGDNGCDYWWIEWGGHLDTVSSNEQIRDELWSIVYGIWDYIKNSGEFDADRLTLEWVGAIPGKREYRRFIGDYTMTQHDVLEQTAFDDAVAFGGWSIDLHPVEGVYAEKAGALQRYSDGIYQIPFRSLYSRDVSNLLFAGRNISASHIAFGSTRVMATCATQGQAVGTAAALLARDGLIPRDLAGSHRGALQAALLREDAPVFGISATDADDLAPAATVTASSALTEVSTRAHRTADTLPLDRDIAVMIPVDPRIEGVELDVVVGSDTTLRIELWTTGKPQNAVPVEQIAEVEVPVAAGADSVTAPLAWNPQTPANTVVVVRADPHVSLVLTDERPYGVLAMGAKRADDAAFDDHIPDADHQLVTDWNARMLRRRSVSLRALGETRAWSADKVVDGSNRPYGGPRMWSSERVDAEALAAAPEWIELRWPKPVAAASVRLVWNDDVDEDLINLHHHRTEFTVIPELVADYEVQVQVDGAWLSVAAVTDNRHRHRIHDFARHEIEAVRVRVSRTNGYAYVTLSSVRVYAEPSGRDVALPW, encoded by the coding sequence ATGATCAAGGCGGAGAGCCAGGTGGACGTGGTGGTCGTCGGCGGGGGGCTCGCCGGCACGTGCGCGGCCATCGCCGCAGCGCGGATGGGTTCGCGCGTCGCGCTCATCCAGAACCGGCCGGTGCTCGGAGGCAACTCGTCGAGCGAGGTGCGGGTGTGGGTCGTCGGCGCCACGGCCCACGGCACGCAGCGGTTCGCCCGCGAGACGGGGATCGTCGGCGAGCTCGTGCTCGAGAACCAGTACCGCAACCCCGAGGGCAACCCCTACTACTGGGACCAGGTGCTGCTCGACGCCGTGCGGTCGGAGCCGAACATCTCGCTGCACCTCAACACCGACGTCCGCGAGGTGCGGATGCACGAGACGTCGTCCGACGAGGCGCCGCGCATCGCCGCCGTGGTCGGCTGGACCATGGGCAGCGAGATCGAGACGGTGTTCGAGGCCCCCGTCTTCCTCGACTGCTCGGGCGACGGGCTGATCGGCCACCTCGCCGGTGCCGGCTACCGCGTGGGCCGCGAGTCGAAGGCCGAGTTCGACGAGCCCTGGGCACCCGACCACGCAGACAGCGAGCTGCTCGGCAGCTCCCTCTTCTTCTACACGAAGGATGCCAGCAGACCCGAGCGCTTCGTGCCCCCGCTGATCGCCAAGGACATCCGCGAGACGCCCATCGTGCGCAACCGCATCATCCGCACCGGCGACAACGGCTGCGACTACTGGTGGATCGAGTGGGGAGGGCACCTCGACACCGTCTCATCGAACGAGCAGATCCGCGACGAGCTGTGGTCGATCGTCTACGGCATCTGGGACTACATCAAGAACTCCGGCGAGTTCGACGCCGACCGGCTCACCCTGGAGTGGGTCGGAGCGATCCCCGGCAAGCGCGAGTACCGGCGGTTCATCGGCGACTACACGATGACGCAGCACGACGTGCTGGAGCAGACGGCGTTCGACGACGCCGTGGCCTTCGGCGGCTGGTCGATCGACCTCCACCCCGTCGAGGGCGTGTACGCCGAGAAGGCGGGGGCGCTGCAGCGGTACAGCGACGGCATCTACCAGATCCCGTTCCGCAGCCTCTACTCGCGCGACGTCTCCAACCTCCTCTTCGCCGGCCGCAACATCTCGGCGTCGCACATCGCGTTCGGCTCCACCCGCGTCATGGCCACCTGCGCCACGCAGGGGCAGGCCGTCGGCACGGCCGCCGCACTGCTCGCCCGCGACGGGCTCATACCCCGCGACCTCGCCGGGTCGCACCGGGGTGCGCTGCAGGCGGCGCTCCTCCGCGAGGATGCGCCGGTGTTCGGTATCTCCGCGACCGACGCCGACGACCTCGCGCCGGCGGCGACGGTCACGGCGTCGAGCGCGCTCACCGAGGTGTCGACCCGCGCGCACCGCACGGCCGACACGCTGCCGCTCGATCGCGACATCGCCGTGATGATCCCGGTCGACCCGCGGATCGAGGGCGTCGAGCTCGACGTCGTCGTCGGGTCCGACACCACGCTCCGCATCGAACTCTGGACCACGGGCAAGCCGCAGAACGCCGTGCCCGTCGAGCAGATCGCCGAGGTCGAGGTTCCGGTCGCCGCGGGTGCGGACTCCGTCACCGCCCCTCTCGCCTGGAACCCGCAGACGCCGGCCAACACGGTCGTCGTCGTGCGCGCCGACCCGCACGTCTCCCTCGTGCTCACGGACGAGCGACCCTACGGCGTGCTGGCGATGGGCGCGAAGCGCGCCGACGACGCCGCGTTCGACGACCACATCCCCGACGCCGACCACCAGCTCGTCACCGACTGGAACGCCCGCATGCTGCGCCGCCGCAGCGTCTCGCTCCGCGCGCTCGGCGAGACCCGCGCGTGGTCGGCGGACAAGGTCGTCGACGGCAGCAACCGGCCCTACGGTGGGCCGCGCATGTGGTCGTCGGAGCGGGTGGATGCCGAGGCGCTCGCCGCCGCGCCGGAGTGGATCGAGCTGCGCTGGCCGAAGCCGGTCGCCGCGGCATCCGTCCGTCTCGTGTGGAACGACGACGTCGACGAGGACCTCATCAACCTGCACCACCACCGCACCGAGTTCACCGTGATTCCCGAGCTCGTCGCCGACTACGAGGTGCAGGTGCAGGTCGACGGCGCGTGGCTGTCGGTCGCCGCGGTGACCGACAACAGGCACCGGCACCGCATCCACGACTTCGCGCGGCACGAGATCGAGGCCGTGCGGGTGCGCGTGAGCCGTACGAACGGCTACGCGTACGTGACGCTGAGCAGCGTGCGCGTGTACGCCGAGCCGAGCGGGCGCGATGTCGCACTGCCCTGGTGA
- a CDS encoding MerR family transcriptional regulator: MEWTVSELAERAGISGRTLRHYDRIGLLSPDRIGSNSYRYYGPVAVARLQRILLLRDAGMPLAEISSVLDAAETPEAEVAALRAHLAQLQTEQDAVARRIASVEHTIEMRTQGREPRMDIMLQGFNDDYEDEVVQRWGREAFDASNRWWHGQSVRQQREWKARTDALVGRWRELHEQGLGPESPEAQRHAASHLDWFAEIPGTPTHAGDAENATAMVLGMADQYETNPDFHDTFGTPDAAALAAAALRLHVRKR, translated from the coding sequence ATGGAGTGGACCGTCTCCGAGCTCGCCGAGCGCGCGGGCATCAGCGGGCGCACCCTGCGCCACTACGACCGCATCGGACTGCTGTCGCCCGACCGGATCGGCTCGAACAGCTACCGGTATTACGGCCCCGTAGCGGTGGCGCGGCTGCAACGCATCCTGCTCCTGCGCGACGCGGGCATGCCGCTCGCCGAGATCTCGTCAGTCCTCGATGCCGCCGAGACGCCCGAGGCCGAGGTCGCCGCTCTGCGCGCACACCTCGCGCAGCTGCAGACCGAGCAGGATGCCGTCGCCCGCCGCATCGCGTCGGTCGAGCACACCATCGAGATGCGCACCCAGGGACGCGAACCGCGCATGGACATCATGCTGCAGGGCTTCAACGACGACTACGAAGACGAGGTCGTGCAGCGCTGGGGACGCGAAGCCTTCGACGCCTCGAACCGCTGGTGGCACGGCCAATCGGTGCGACAGCAGCGCGAGTGGAAGGCCCGCACCGATGCACTCGTCGGGCGGTGGCGCGAGCTGCACGAGCAAGGTCTCGGCCCGGAGTCGCCCGAGGCGCAAAGGCATGCCGCCTCGCACCTGGACTGGTTCGCCGAGATCCCCGGCACGCCCACGCACGCCGGCGACGCCGAGAACGCGACGGCGATGGTGCTCGGCATGGCCGACCAGTACGAGACGAACCCCGACTTCCACGACACGTTCGGGACGCCGGATGCCGCGGCCCTCGCCGCCGCGGCTCTGCGCCTCCACGTGCGGAAGCGGTGA
- a CDS encoding IclR family transcriptional regulator yields the protein MAAEVQQGVGRAAAVLEAIASATGGPPRASDISRATGLGASTIARMLTTLEELGYVSKVENGYAIGAEVMSLASRGLNQYPIHRESRTPVQELAQRTGFSANVAVRVGDRAVYLSHAEGELARKSHTMVGLGQPLHASALGKCLLLGLTAQERRDLLGDDLPKYTVNTIGDHDALDAELDRVSRDGYATEDQELALGRLCVAAPIRDATGQAVGAISLSGRLTMMRDYGLDRLQEDVVESADRISVALGLISAVPPTAR from the coding sequence ATGGCGGCAGAGGTGCAGCAGGGAGTCGGTCGGGCGGCGGCGGTGCTCGAGGCGATCGCGAGTGCGACCGGCGGGCCTCCCCGCGCCTCCGACATCTCGCGTGCGACCGGTCTCGGCGCGTCGACGATCGCCCGCATGCTGACGACCCTCGAAGAGCTCGGCTACGTGTCGAAAGTCGAGAACGGCTACGCGATCGGTGCCGAGGTCATGTCGCTCGCGAGCCGCGGACTCAACCAGTACCCGATCCACCGCGAGAGCCGCACCCCCGTGCAGGAGCTCGCCCAGCGCACGGGGTTCAGCGCGAACGTCGCCGTGCGCGTCGGCGACAGGGCCGTGTACCTCTCGCACGCCGAGGGCGAGCTCGCGCGCAAGTCGCACACCATGGTCGGACTCGGGCAGCCCCTGCACGCCTCCGCGCTGGGCAAGTGCCTGCTGCTCGGCCTCACCGCGCAGGAGCGTCGCGACCTGCTCGGCGACGATCTGCCGAAGTACACGGTGAACACGATCGGCGATCATGACGCGCTCGACGCCGAGCTCGACCGGGTCAGCCGCGACGGGTACGCGACCGAGGACCAGGAGCTGGCCCTGGGGCGGCTGTGCGTCGCCGCGCCCATCCGCGATGCGACCGGACAGGCGGTCGGCGCGATCTCGCTGTCCGGCCGCCTCACGATGATGCGCGACTACGGACTCGATCGGCTGCAGGAGGACGTCGTGGAATCCGCCGACCGGATCAGCGTGGCCCTCGGCCTCATCTCGGCGGTGCCGCCGACCGCGCGCTGA
- a CDS encoding aminotransferase class I/II-fold pyridoxal phosphate-dependent enzyme — protein sequence MTDSARRATHPFDTRTRFDLDRPESRKWSLHPGSIGAWVAEMDFGIAPEIAAALHQAIDEETLGYLSPPLAADLGSATADWMRTEYGWTVDPERVHPVSDVMAALRVAVEEYAPAGSPVIVPTPAYMPFLTYLPSIGHSVIEVPGVEVDGRWHHDLDRIDEAFAAGARTLVLCNPHNPTGTVVDRAELEAIAEIVERHGGRVFADEIHAPLRFDARPFTPYASLSEATAAHTVTGTSASKAWNIPGLKAAQLVLSNDIDQEQYRRFGFSVQHGASTLGVVASTAAYRAGRPWLDGVLAYLSDSRRTLGELVTEHLPGAVYREPEATYIGWIDTGALGIPGSPARFFREQAGVVLTDGALLGHGYERFVRVVFATPRPILAEALAAMGDAVRAPR from the coding sequence ATGACCGACTCCGCGCGCCGCGCCACGCATCCCTTCGACACCAGGACCCGGTTCGACCTCGACCGCCCTGAGAGCCGCAAGTGGAGTCTGCATCCGGGCAGCATCGGCGCCTGGGTCGCGGAGATGGACTTCGGCATCGCCCCCGAGATCGCCGCGGCGCTGCACCAGGCGATCGACGAGGAGACCCTCGGATACCTCTCGCCGCCGCTCGCCGCCGACCTCGGGTCGGCCACCGCCGACTGGATGCGCACCGAGTACGGCTGGACCGTCGATCCCGAGCGCGTGCATCCGGTATCCGACGTGATGGCCGCGCTCCGCGTCGCCGTGGAGGAGTACGCGCCCGCCGGGTCGCCGGTGATCGTGCCGACTCCCGCGTATATGCCGTTCCTCACCTACCTGCCGTCGATCGGGCACTCCGTGATCGAGGTGCCGGGCGTCGAGGTCGACGGGCGCTGGCACCACGACCTCGACCGCATCGACGAGGCCTTCGCCGCCGGCGCGCGCACGCTCGTGCTGTGCAACCCGCACAACCCGACCGGCACCGTCGTCGACCGTGCCGAGCTCGAGGCGATCGCCGAGATCGTCGAGCGGCACGGCGGCCGGGTGTTCGCCGACGAGATCCACGCGCCGCTCCGCTTCGACGCGCGCCCGTTCACCCCGTACGCGTCGCTCTCTGAGGCGACGGCCGCGCACACCGTGACCGGCACGAGCGCGTCGAAGGCGTGGAACATCCCCGGACTCAAGGCCGCCCAGCTCGTGCTCTCGAACGACATCGACCAGGAGCAGTACCGCCGGTTCGGGTTCTCCGTGCAGCACGGCGCGTCGACGCTCGGAGTCGTCGCGTCGACCGCGGCGTACCGGGCGGGGCGGCCGTGGCTCGACGGGGTGCTCGCCTACCTCTCCGACTCGCGGCGCACGCTCGGCGAGCTCGTCACCGAGCATCTGCCCGGCGCGGTCTACCGCGAGCCCGAGGCCACCTACATCGGCTGGATCGACACGGGCGCGCTCGGCATCCCGGGCTCGCCGGCCCGGTTCTTCCGCGAACAGGCCGGCGTCGTGCTCACCGACGGCGCCCTGCTCGGGCACGGGTACGAGCGCTTCGTGCGCGTGGTGTTCGCGACGCCGCGGCCGATCCTCGCCGAGGCGCTCGCCGCGATGGGGGATGCCGTCCGCGCACCGCGCTGA